In the genome of Nitrospira japonica, one region contains:
- the sppA gene encoding signal peptide peptidase SppA, which produces MAHKLYQRTVKGAVRFCIAGAMLSLSGCITVNLIQPPGPVQETVLSGTGDGKVLLLDLSGVIASQDRDGIIPQPNMLATFKEELSRAAKDDKVKAVVVRVNSPGGTVTASDILYHELKTFKAAKRVPVVISMMDVAASGGYYLAMAGDSVLVHPSTVTGSIGVIMLTVNARGLLEKVGVEANAITSGPRKDMGSPFRMMTPEEKAIFQSVIDSFYQRFLTVVQEGRPNLSAEQIKKLADGRIYSGEQAKAAGLVDDIGYLEEAIEQAKKKAGLKEARVVTYRRPGEYQNNIYSHALQGTGSGFASLANIDLLSMVRGGTPQFMYLWMP; this is translated from the coding sequence ATGGCTCATAAGCTCTATCAACGTACCGTGAAAGGTGCCGTGCGCTTCTGTATCGCGGGGGCGATGCTGTCCCTGTCAGGCTGCATTACCGTGAATCTCATTCAGCCTCCCGGTCCGGTGCAGGAGACGGTTCTCAGCGGCACAGGCGACGGAAAAGTGCTGCTGCTCGATCTATCCGGGGTCATCGCCTCTCAGGACCGAGACGGTATCATTCCTCAGCCCAATATGCTGGCGACGTTTAAAGAGGAGCTTTCCAGGGCGGCCAAGGACGACAAGGTGAAGGCGGTGGTCGTGCGCGTCAACAGCCCGGGAGGAACAGTGACGGCCTCGGACATCCTGTACCATGAGCTCAAGACGTTCAAAGCGGCCAAGAGGGTTCCGGTCGTCATCTCCATGATGGATGTCGCGGCGTCCGGCGGATACTATCTGGCCATGGCAGGGGATTCCGTGCTGGTTCACCCTTCGACCGTGACCGGCAGCATCGGAGTGATCATGCTGACGGTCAACGCCCGGGGCTTGTTGGAGAAGGTCGGAGTGGAAGCGAACGCCATTACCTCCGGTCCCAGGAAAGATATGGGATCGCCGTTTCGCATGATGACCCCGGAGGAGAAAGCCATCTTTCAGAGTGTCATCGATTCATTCTATCAGCGGTTTCTGACGGTGGTGCAGGAAGGTCGGCCGAACCTTTCAGCGGAGCAGATCAAGAAACTGGCCGACGGACGAATCTACTCGGGAGAGCAGGCCAAAGCAGCGGGCTTGGTCGACGATATCGGCTATCTGGAAGAAGCCATCGAACAGGCCAAGAAAAAAGCCGGTTTGAAGGAAGCGCGGGTTGTCACCTACCGGCGTCCCGGAGAATATCAGAACAATATCTATTCCCATGCTCTGCAGGGGACGGGGTCGGGCTTTGCCAGCCTGGCCAATATCGATCTGCTCTCCATGGTGCGGGGAGGGACGCCCCAATTCATGTATCTGTGGATGCCGTGA
- a CDS encoding M48 family metallopeptidase, whose protein sequence is MGMLQAQGEEQLGTLVERALAAPVGRRTMLALGVRGAMGLYAALGMGAWSGLMGSLSGCYRAPGTARDQLIFFSEEKELEFGMSAYREVLRQARLSDDPEKNDLVQRVGKKIAEVTNKPEYQWEFALIDDDKMVNAFCLPGGKVAVFTGILKHTKNDAGMATVMGHEIAHALQRHGVERMSRSIIDQIAQLGALGAAASGHSSGAAIQGLLGAYGVNVSLPFNRKQESEADYIGLRLMAQAGYDPHEAVPFWERMSGCPRQMIDKLCFRSQHAIPEFLSTHPSDVTRMNQIEAWMPETMQYYHGATGKTTPAPAPYKPSIGPMPKTS, encoded by the coding sequence ATGGGAATGCTGCAGGCACAGGGAGAGGAGCAGCTAGGGACTTTGGTCGAGCGCGCGCTTGCCGCGCCGGTCGGTCGTCGCACCATGTTGGCTCTGGGCGTGCGCGGAGCGATGGGACTCTATGCCGCGCTCGGAATGGGCGCATGGAGCGGCCTGATGGGCAGCCTGAGCGGTTGTTATCGCGCGCCGGGCACTGCGCGTGATCAGCTGATCTTCTTTTCCGAGGAAAAGGAACTGGAGTTTGGGATGAGTGCGTATCGCGAGGTCTTGCGTCAGGCGCGATTGAGCGACGACCCCGAGAAGAACGATCTCGTGCAGCGAGTAGGAAAGAAAATCGCCGAAGTGACGAACAAGCCCGAGTATCAATGGGAGTTCGCCCTCATTGACGACGACAAGATGGTGAACGCCTTTTGTCTTCCCGGAGGCAAAGTCGCCGTGTTTACGGGCATCTTGAAACACACCAAGAACGATGCCGGCATGGCGACCGTGATGGGACACGAAATCGCCCATGCGCTGCAGCGCCACGGGGTCGAACGAATGAGCCGAAGCATCATCGATCAGATCGCACAACTTGGTGCGTTGGGCGCAGCGGCCTCCGGTCATTCCAGTGGCGCGGCCATTCAGGGGTTGCTCGGCGCCTATGGCGTCAACGTGTCGCTGCCGTTCAACCGCAAGCAGGAATCCGAGGCCGACTACATCGGCCTGAGGCTGATGGCACAGGCGGGATACGATCCGCATGAGGCGGTTCCGTTCTGGGAACGGATGAGCGGATGCCCCAGGCAGATGATCGATAAGCTCTGTTTTCGCTCGCAGCACGCCATTCCGGAATTTCTCTCGACGCATCCGTCGGACGTGACCCGGATGAACCAGATCGAAGCATGGATGCCCGAGACCATGCAGTATTACCACGGAGCCACCGGAAAGACGACGCCGGCTCCCGCGCCCTATAAACCTTCCATCGGCCCGATGCCGAAAACCAGTTGA
- the bioA gene encoding adenosylmethionine--8-amino-7-oxononanoate transaminase, with protein MQKRVTTTQLGQWDRTYLWHPFTQMQEWETEEPLIIERGTGVYLIDRAGRKYLDGTSSIWVNLHGHRHRILDRALRDQLNRIAHSTLLGLSNTPAILLARELIRLAPKGLRRVFYSDDGSTAVEAALKMAVQYWQQHDPAAGPKHLFLHLKLAYHGDTIGAVSVGNIEAFHSRFKPLLFPTLEADPPYCYRCPLNLRFPSCKIACLDPIEQIMRARGHELAGVIIEPLVQAAAGMITAPPGYLKRLRELCTRYNILLIADEVATGFGRTGKMFACHHEDVTPDLMAISKGITGGYMPLAATLATENIYAAFRGTFEELKTFFHGHSYTGNQLGCAVALANLAVFRKERTLVRLRPKIAVMTRLLNSMTSLRHVGDIRQQGFMAGIELVKNKQSREPYPFEMRIGHRVAQEARGRGLLLRPLGNVMVLMPPLATTVPALTRMVTLLRESIQQVTDSRSGQ; from the coding sequence ATGCAGAAACGCGTCACCACGACACAGTTGGGACAATGGGATCGAACCTACCTTTGGCACCCGTTTACTCAGATGCAGGAATGGGAAACGGAAGAACCGTTGATCATCGAGCGAGGCACAGGCGTCTATCTGATCGACAGGGCGGGGCGAAAATATCTCGACGGCACCTCCTCGATCTGGGTAAACCTGCACGGCCACCGGCATCGGATACTCGATCGAGCGCTTCGCGATCAACTGAACCGGATCGCGCATTCCACGCTGTTGGGTCTCTCGAACACCCCGGCCATCCTGCTTGCCCGCGAGTTGATCCGCCTGGCACCCAAAGGGCTCCGGCGCGTATTTTATTCCGATGACGGTTCGACTGCAGTGGAGGCGGCCCTCAAAATGGCCGTTCAATACTGGCAGCAGCATGATCCTGCGGCCGGCCCAAAACACCTCTTCTTACATCTCAAGCTTGCTTATCATGGAGACACGATCGGCGCCGTGAGCGTCGGTAACATCGAAGCATTCCATTCGCGGTTCAAACCATTGCTGTTCCCGACCCTCGAGGCCGATCCCCCGTACTGCTATCGTTGTCCGCTGAATCTTCGATTCCCTTCCTGCAAGATAGCCTGCCTGGATCCGATCGAGCAGATCATGAGAGCGCGGGGACATGAGTTGGCGGGGGTGATCATCGAACCGCTGGTACAAGCGGCTGCAGGAATGATTACGGCACCGCCCGGATACTTAAAACGCCTCCGTGAGCTCTGCACTCGATACAACATTCTCCTGATCGCCGACGAAGTCGCCACCGGATTCGGACGTACCGGAAAAATGTTCGCGTGCCATCATGAGGACGTCACGCCGGACCTCATGGCAATCAGTAAGGGCATCACAGGCGGCTATATGCCCCTGGCGGCGACCCTCGCGACGGAGAATATCTATGCAGCCTTTCGGGGAACATTCGAAGAACTGAAGACCTTCTTTCATGGCCACAGCTATACCGGCAATCAACTGGGCTGCGCGGTAGCACTCGCCAATCTGGCCGTCTTCCGAAAGGAACGAACGCTTGTCCGGTTGCGGCCCAAGATCGCCGTGATGACCCGTCTTCTCAATTCGATGACCTCACTGCGTCACGTCGGCGATATCCGCCAGCAGGGATTCATGGCCGGTATTGAACTCGTGAAGAACAAGCAGAGCAGAGAACCCTATCCGTTCGAGATGAGAATCGGCCATCGCGTCGCGCAGGAAGCCCGCGGACGAGGACTCCTGCTCCGTCCGCTTGGAAACGTGATGGTGCTCATGCCTCCATTGGCGACAACGGTTCCCGCGCTGACACGCATGGTCACGCTCCTGAGAGAGTCCATCCAACAGGTCACCGACAGCCGGTCAGGACAGTAG
- a CDS encoding SAM hydrolase/SAM-dependent halogenase family protein: MKGPASVPHPAGLITLLTDFGTADWFVASMKGVILSINPQATIVDLTHEIPPHAVGNAAYVLASCCRSFPTGTVHVAVVDPGVGSQRRPLIVQTARYFFLAPDNGLLSHALGQEENVEVREIENRRYRLEPLGRTFDGRDVFAPAAAWLTKKESLPSFGSLLQSYENLQVRMPQWEQREGRAALTGEVAYIDRFGNLITNLSADHVKQWQEATKRSRPVIQFSGHRIDGLVGSYREGERHRPHALINSGGYVEIFLSESNASVRLSVMNGEPVCLT; this comes from the coding sequence TTGAAAGGTCCTGCCTCGGTGCCGCACCCCGCGGGTCTGATTACCTTATTGACGGACTTCGGAACCGCCGATTGGTTTGTGGCGAGCATGAAGGGCGTCATTCTTTCGATCAATCCCCAGGCGACCATTGTCGATCTGACTCACGAAATTCCACCGCATGCGGTCGGGAACGCCGCATATGTCCTTGCGTCATGCTGTCGGTCGTTTCCGACCGGTACGGTCCATGTGGCCGTGGTCGATCCGGGCGTGGGGAGTCAGCGACGTCCGCTGATCGTCCAGACCGCCCGGTATTTCTTCCTTGCCCCCGACAATGGCCTGCTTTCCCACGCGCTTGGTCAGGAAGAGAACGTCGAAGTGCGGGAGATCGAGAACAGGCGATACCGCCTGGAACCTTTGGGAAGGACGTTCGACGGCCGGGATGTATTCGCACCCGCGGCGGCTTGGCTTACGAAAAAGGAATCCCTGCCCTCATTCGGATCGCTGCTGCAATCGTATGAGAACCTTCAAGTCCGGATGCCTCAATGGGAGCAAAGGGAAGGGCGGGCGGCACTAACCGGAGAAGTCGCGTACATTGATCGTTTCGGGAATCTGATCACCAATCTTTCCGCCGATCACGTCAAGCAATGGCAGGAGGCGACGAAAAGGTCCCGCCCGGTCATCCAATTTTCCGGTCATCGCATCGACGGATTGGTTGGCAGCTACCGCGAAGGGGAGAGGCATCGCCCGCACGCCTTGATCAATAGCGGAGGCTATGTCGAGATCTTTTTGAGCGAGTCGAACGCCTCCGTTCGCTTGTCAGTCATGAATGGCGAACCGGTGTGTCTGACTTAG
- the greA gene encoding transcription elongation factor GreA, which produces MPSPITKKGYDALKAELDRLRKVERPQVIEAIAEARSHGDLSENAEYDAAKERQGFIESRIAEIETKLADARVVEIAGRTSDTVVFGATVSVIEQETRSKRQYTLVGQDEADMKFNRISIQSPVGRALIGKRVGDFVEVTTPAKMVEYEVVEIRFEEL; this is translated from the coding sequence ATGCCCTCGCCCATCACCAAGAAAGGCTACGACGCCTTGAAAGCAGAGCTGGACCGTCTGCGCAAGGTCGAGCGTCCTCAGGTCATTGAAGCCATCGCAGAAGCCAGGTCCCATGGCGATTTGAGCGAAAATGCCGAGTACGATGCGGCAAAGGAACGGCAGGGATTCATCGAGTCTCGCATTGCCGAAATCGAGACCAAGCTGGCCGACGCGCGCGTGGTGGAGATTGCAGGCCGAACGTCCGATACCGTGGTCTTCGGTGCGACCGTCTCGGTGATCGAGCAGGAGACGCGGTCGAAACGACAGTATACGTTGGTCGGACAGGACGAAGCCGACATGAAGTTCAACAGAATTTCCATCCAGTCGCCGGTCGGACGGGCATTGATCGGCAAACGCGTGGGCGATTTCGTCGAGGTCACGACTCCGGCCAAGATGGTGGAATACGAAGTGGTGGAAATTCGCTTCGAGGAACTCTAG